In the genome of Pseudomonas sp. HS6, one region contains:
- a CDS encoding aldehyde dehydrogenase family protein, whose protein sequence is MYLINGQLHDDLNLDTALNQLRHVLPQRLNSPLQSETVIHAAAAFARRLGDFSPALPLDAEQRQSLIAFCQPQGLRRKLERELGDQPSALRRFDFRQPRFERWSPLGLVVHITPGNATLLAFCAVIESLLAGNVNWLRPSSSDHGLTAQLLNALTQCDPSGQLAGHVAVVPATTAQIGQLCQWADGVSAWGGESALQAIRQQIPAGCRWIDWGHRISFVYLTPDAASPQALDAVADEVCRLDQQACSSPQWLLVDSDDEAVLREIGERLAESFERRAGQWPPLQPTLQEASQITTDTAMARLAHSFAEVAGEVWTAPGWRVIWTHDQHLKPSPLFRSLLLKPLPRTRVIETLLPWRNLLQSCALICPEQQIAELSQRLITAGVTRIAPMLAIHDGYNGEPHDGVYALQRLSRRVSVSLSPTQLTTQATLNGPPPRPRVADLPIMSKEDFVTRPINPAAQLYFRSGGSSGVPALSGFSYRDFRQQMCATADGLFASGLDPVKDRVMNLFFSGGLYGGFFSFAKVLEQLDVTHLPMGAPADDNYREIAQLIVDQRVSTLIGMPSTLHRLFLNEQTRLRAYGGVEKVFLGGEHLGEQSRQLLQDCGVSLIRSAVYGSVDAGPLGHACSATHDGVFHLLSDIQHLEIVAFEADRPVGDNETGRLVFTSIAREGQDVQRYDVGDSGRWVPGRCGCGLQTPRFELLQRHGRLVRIGTDFICLSELAQHLQTEFQVILEHAPDGLERMKFRSLLQPHEVRQRLLGYPTLATLVQAGLLTVDAQVCAIDRFTRNKHSGKTPLLIDNRGIRPSSDLQGAHDEPKN, encoded by the coding sequence ATGTACCTGATCAATGGACAACTTCACGATGACCTCAACCTCGATACCGCGCTGAATCAACTGCGTCACGTGCTGCCACAACGTCTGAATTCGCCTCTGCAAAGCGAGACGGTTATTCATGCGGCGGCCGCGTTCGCCCGCCGGTTAGGCGATTTCAGTCCGGCCCTGCCGCTCGATGCAGAACAACGCCAGTCGTTGATTGCGTTCTGTCAGCCTCAAGGGCTGCGGCGCAAGCTCGAACGGGAGCTGGGCGATCAACCCTCTGCACTGCGTCGCTTCGACTTTCGCCAACCACGTTTCGAGCGCTGGAGTCCGCTGGGCCTGGTGGTTCATATCACCCCCGGCAACGCGACACTGTTGGCGTTCTGCGCGGTGATCGAGAGTCTGCTGGCCGGTAACGTCAACTGGCTACGCCCCAGCAGCAGCGACCACGGGCTGACTGCGCAATTGCTCAATGCGCTGACGCAATGCGACCCCAGCGGCCAACTCGCGGGACATGTCGCTGTCGTTCCGGCGACCACCGCGCAAATCGGCCAGTTGTGCCAATGGGCCGACGGTGTCTCTGCCTGGGGTGGCGAATCGGCACTGCAAGCGATTCGTCAGCAGATCCCCGCCGGGTGCCGCTGGATCGATTGGGGGCACCGCATCAGCTTCGTCTATCTGACTCCGGACGCCGCCTCGCCGCAAGCGCTGGATGCCGTGGCGGATGAAGTCTGTCGACTCGATCAGCAAGCCTGTTCCAGCCCGCAATGGTTGCTGGTGGACAGCGACGACGAAGCCGTGCTGCGCGAGATCGGTGAACGCCTGGCCGAGTCATTCGAACGCCGTGCCGGGCAATGGCCGCCCTTACAGCCCACCCTTCAGGAAGCCTCGCAAATCACCACCGACACGGCCATGGCCAGGCTTGCACACAGTTTCGCCGAGGTGGCTGGCGAGGTCTGGACAGCACCCGGCTGGCGGGTGATCTGGACCCATGACCAACACTTGAAACCTTCGCCGCTGTTTCGCAGCCTGCTGCTCAAGCCACTGCCCCGCACGCGGGTGATCGAGACCTTGTTGCCATGGCGAAACCTCCTGCAAAGCTGCGCCCTGATCTGCCCGGAACAGCAGATTGCAGAGCTTTCACAGCGACTGATCACCGCCGGCGTCACCCGGATTGCGCCGATGCTAGCCATTCACGATGGCTACAACGGCGAACCTCACGACGGCGTCTATGCCCTGCAACGCTTGAGCCGGCGAGTCTCGGTCAGTCTGTCGCCGACACAACTGACCACCCAGGCGACGCTCAACGGCCCGCCACCTCGGCCCCGCGTGGCCGACCTGCCGATCATGAGCAAGGAAGACTTCGTCACACGTCCGATCAATCCTGCGGCCCAGCTGTATTTCCGATCCGGCGGCAGCAGCGGCGTGCCGGCGTTGTCAGGCTTCAGCTATCGGGACTTTCGCCAACAGATGTGCGCGACGGCCGATGGTCTGTTTGCATCCGGTCTTGATCCAGTTAAAGACCGGGTGATGAACCTGTTTTTCAGTGGCGGTTTGTATGGCGGTTTTTTCAGTTTCGCCAAAGTGCTTGAGCAACTGGACGTCACCCACTTGCCGATGGGCGCACCCGCCGATGATAACTACCGGGAAATTGCGCAATTGATCGTTGATCAGCGGGTAAGCACGCTGATCGGCATGCCGAGCACCCTGCACCGCTTGTTCCTCAACGAACAAACCCGTCTGCGCGCCTATGGCGGGGTCGAAAAGGTATTCCTCGGCGGTGAGCATCTCGGCGAACAGAGCCGCCAGTTGCTGCAAGACTGCGGCGTCAGCCTGATCCGCTCGGCGGTCTACGGCAGCGTCGACGCCGGCCCGCTCGGTCATGCGTGCTCAGCCACCCACGATGGCGTGTTTCATCTGTTGAGCGATATCCAGCACTTGGAAATTGTCGCATTCGAAGCCGATCGCCCTGTCGGTGATAACGAAACCGGTCGCCTGGTGTTCACCTCTATCGCGCGGGAAGGTCAGGACGTTCAGCGTTACGACGTCGGCGACAGCGGCCGCTGGGTACCCGGACGGTGTGGCTGTGGTTTGCAGACGCCGCGTTTCGAACTGCTTCAGCGCCACGGCAGGCTGGTGCGCATCGGCACCGATTTCATCTGCCTCTCGGAACTGGCGCAGCACCTGCAGACCGAGTTCCAGGTGATCCTCGAGCATGCCCCCGACGGACTGGAGCGCATGAAATTCCGAAGCCTGCTCCAACCCCACGAAGTGCGCCAACGACTGCTGGGTTACCCGACGCTGGCAACTCTTGTGCAGGCCGGGCTGCTGACAGTGGACGCACAGGTCTGCGCCATCGATCGGTTCACCCGAAACAAACACAGCGGCAAGACGCCGCTGCTGATCGATAACCGAGGAATCCGCCCCTCCTCCGATTTGCAAGGAGCACACGATGAACCCAAGAATTGA
- a CDS encoding phenylacetate--CoA ligase family protein — MNPRIELQDLVAFARQHSRFYASHFADVAEQVTSLSELPVIDPAHYWKGSQDLDRWPVLTAGLGNAMVFKTGGTTRDGKLSVFERGEWQTLVEDFGRSLNVHLNKGDRVANLFFVGDLYASFIFTHDALAHVQPGVVEFPFTGHVDSAVLTDAISRHRINVLAGLPAHLLTFAAWLERQGRRLGCVERLLYGGESLFPAQLQLLGRVFPNVRVASMGYASVDAGFIGASHPDCALGEHRMTRGHSVLEILDEQTGEVIEECDRTGRLVMTNFTRRLMPLIRYPVGDRACWRELDRTPMRKFALMGRSADSQRVRVGILTLLPDEIGNTVQRITGSDDWQLVIEQVGTKDVLRLKWAPDAVQSTPFDTDRRLHSALIEHYPLIKQLNADHLLDMEIHCCTVQDLSCHPRSGKRQRVLDLRAYDTPPMEHR, encoded by the coding sequence ATGAACCCAAGAATTGAACTGCAGGATCTGGTGGCTTTTGCACGCCAGCATTCACGCTTTTACGCCAGCCACTTTGCCGACGTAGCCGAGCAGGTGACGTCCCTGAGCGAATTGCCGGTGATTGACCCCGCGCACTACTGGAAAGGCAGCCAGGACCTCGACCGCTGGCCGGTGCTGACCGCAGGCCTGGGCAACGCGATGGTTTTCAAAACCGGAGGGACCACCCGTGATGGCAAACTGTCGGTCTTCGAACGCGGCGAATGGCAAACGCTGGTCGAGGATTTCGGTCGCAGTCTCAACGTGCATTTGAACAAGGGCGATCGGGTCGCCAACCTGTTTTTTGTCGGCGATCTGTATGCCAGTTTCATCTTCACTCACGATGCTCTGGCCCACGTTCAGCCGGGCGTTGTGGAGTTCCCTTTCACCGGCCATGTCGATTCGGCCGTCCTGACCGATGCGATTTCCCGGCATCGGATCAATGTACTGGCAGGTTTACCTGCGCATTTATTGACCTTCGCTGCGTGGCTGGAACGCCAGGGGCGCAGGCTGGGGTGCGTCGAACGCCTGCTCTACGGCGGTGAAAGCCTGTTTCCGGCGCAGTTGCAATTGCTCGGCCGGGTCTTCCCCAATGTACGCGTCGCCTCGATGGGATACGCCAGTGTCGATGCAGGTTTCATCGGCGCCAGTCATCCCGACTGCGCCTTGGGTGAACACCGGATGACGCGGGGCCACAGCGTGCTGGAAATCCTTGATGAACAGACCGGTGAGGTGATCGAGGAATGCGATCGCACAGGACGCCTGGTCATGACCAATTTCACCCGGCGACTGATGCCGTTGATTCGCTACCCGGTCGGCGACCGCGCCTGCTGGCGGGAACTCGACCGAACGCCCATGCGCAAATTCGCGTTGATGGGCCGCAGCGCCGACAGCCAGCGAGTCAGGGTGGGAATCCTGACGCTGCTGCCCGATGAAATTGGCAACACGGTGCAACGCATCACCGGCAGTGACGATTGGCAACTGGTGATCGAGCAGGTCGGGACCAAGGATGTCCTGCGTCTGAAATGGGCTCCGGACGCTGTGCAATCCACTCCATTTGACACAGACCGAAGACTGCACAGCGCGCTGATTGAACATTACCCGTTGATCAAACAACTGAATGCCGATCACTTGCTGGATATGGAGATTCACTGCTGCACGGTTCAGGACCTGTCATGCCACCCGCGCTCCGGCAAACGCCAGCGCGTGCTGGATCTGCGCGCCTACGACACCCCGCCCATGGAACATCGCTGA
- a CDS encoding GNAT family N-acetyltransferase, translated as METVTLRSFRSSDAPAVSNLFRKIYGDLYAQPHVYLPCMIDRNHALGHWHSLVAVAEDQTLGHATLIHARGSHIAELALSVVAPENRGQNIATRLGRQLLIHAQALGYRGVTIKQVTGHPYTQRMAASLGFQNVGWLPDYVPSPFNDSARESLIIGYTPIDDNRRPLPTLAWPESCRDFMMQMCSVFGTQDKAAPWVGEPVQLEQQSNRYEGTFKELDGGLLKQLQALPAHWLISIRLRLAKSFEDASYLLTAAGFVFTGLVPDERGAGWLALFHRGAKPPVLKLICPQMQRLHDDLQLQIARGAQ; from the coding sequence ATGGAAACAGTCACCCTGCGAAGCTTCCGCAGCAGCGACGCTCCTGCCGTTAGCAATTTGTTCAGAAAAATCTACGGCGATCTTTACGCTCAGCCTCACGTCTATCTGCCCTGCATGATCGATCGCAACCATGCGCTGGGTCACTGGCACTCTTTGGTCGCCGTCGCAGAAGATCAAACGCTGGGACACGCGACCTTGATTCATGCCAGGGGATCGCACATCGCCGAGCTGGCGTTGAGCGTGGTTGCCCCGGAAAACCGTGGTCAGAACATTGCCACTCGCCTGGGACGGCAGCTGTTGATTCATGCGCAAGCGCTGGGATACCGGGGCGTGACGATCAAACAGGTCACCGGCCATCCCTACACACAACGCATGGCCGCCAGCCTCGGCTTTCAGAATGTCGGATGGCTGCCCGACTATGTACCCTCTCCTTTCAACGACTCGGCGCGGGAGTCGCTGATTATCGGTTACACACCCATCGACGATAACCGACGTCCGCTCCCGACCCTGGCGTGGCCCGAAAGCTGCCGGGATTTCATGATGCAGATGTGCAGCGTGTTCGGAACACAGGACAAAGCCGCGCCCTGGGTGGGCGAACCGGTGCAGCTCGAACAACAATCGAACCGGTATGAAGGCACTTTCAAAGAGCTCGATGGCGGCTTGTTGAAGCAGTTGCAAGCACTGCCGGCGCATTGGCTTATTTCAATCAGGCTCAGGCTGGCGAAGAGTTTTGAAGACGCGTCGTACTTGTTGACGGCGGCGGGATTCGTGTTCACCGGGCTGGTACCGGATGAGAGAGGCGCGGGCTGGCTGGCGCTGTTTCATCGCGGCGCAAAGCCACCGGTGTTGAAGCTGATCTGCCCGCAGATGCAGCGGCTGCATGACGACCTGCAACTGCAGATCGCTCGCGGAGCGCAATAA
- a CDS encoding methyl-accepting chemotaxis protein codes for MPAFRTIQARYTLFLVLFILLLSVLTVVGISQLVAPKLRHTEEQVVLNRIAEVAEQIQGELNKVQSQQRSITQTIPLLDSAAIDTVLPGLVDQYGELKVFGGGIWPLPGQREAGRNKFSTFWHRDSSGKLAVNTFWNSDAAPNYYDQSWYKGGLQTPRGQCAWAAAYKDDASAEPRTNCAMAIQKNGTTWGVSTIDVTLGFFNDLVARKEKDLSAEMLIVEADGKIISNSSRINGPIVLKNISELAGSSPFASQVKAGLQQRDQAQRVEFDNNGVASTFFMRPIEGTPWFLATALPTKMLTAQRDDVLSTLSLLQIPLVILLVLWQVYAIRQLIQRMKALKANIDLLSSGDADLTRRITIRAEDELGAIGHSVNTFIAYLQNMIGEVTQATGAMASSLDNLQRTSAHTSQILLRHASETDQTVTAINEMSSTAESVAQNAAETAAFTQRANENADRSRVVVGEASNSVVALIDEVASATHKVESMQQDAQRITEILGVIGAIAGQTNLLALNAAIEAARAGEQGRGFAVVADEVRALAARTQASTSEINEMLTRLTQGVSSSVSAMENTQASCQSAADATARVNSGLDEMAGSVSHINSLSTQIATAAEQQSAVTEEINRSMVQIRHMVDELVQSGQASELNTRQLLEANSQVSAIMGRFKVR; via the coding sequence ATGCCCGCATTCCGTACCATTCAGGCTCGCTACACGCTGTTTCTGGTTCTTTTCATTCTGTTGCTGTCGGTCCTGACGGTCGTGGGCATCAGCCAACTGGTCGCGCCGAAACTGCGCCATACCGAAGAGCAAGTGGTGCTCAACCGCATCGCCGAGGTCGCCGAGCAGATCCAGGGCGAACTGAACAAAGTTCAGTCCCAGCAACGCAGCATCACTCAGACCATCCCGCTGCTCGACAGCGCCGCTATCGATACGGTGCTGCCGGGGCTGGTGGACCAGTACGGCGAGTTGAAAGTATTTGGCGGCGGTATCTGGCCACTGCCCGGTCAGCGTGAGGCGGGACGCAACAAGTTCAGCACCTTCTGGCACCGCGACAGCTCCGGCAAACTCGCTGTGAACACCTTCTGGAACAGCGACGCAGCCCCCAACTATTACGACCAGAGCTGGTACAAGGGCGGCTTGCAGACCCCGCGCGGTCAATGTGCCTGGGCCGCTGCTTATAAAGACGATGCCAGCGCCGAGCCGCGCACCAACTGCGCCATGGCCATCCAGAAAAACGGCACGACCTGGGGCGTCTCGACCATCGACGTCACACTGGGCTTCTTCAACGACCTGGTAGCGCGCAAGGAAAAAGACCTCAGCGCCGAAATGCTGATCGTCGAGGCCGACGGCAAGATCATCAGCAACAGTTCGCGCATCAATGGCCCGATCGTGCTGAAAAACATCAGCGAGCTGGCCGGCAGTTCACCTTTCGCGAGTCAGGTAAAGGCTGGCTTGCAACAACGTGATCAGGCCCAGCGTGTCGAATTCGACAACAACGGTGTAGCCAGCACCTTCTTCATGCGCCCGATCGAAGGCACGCCCTGGTTCCTCGCCACTGCACTGCCGACCAAAATGCTCACCGCGCAACGTGATGACGTGCTCAGCACCCTGAGCCTGTTGCAGATCCCACTGGTGATCCTGCTGGTGCTCTGGCAGGTCTATGCGATTCGCCAACTGATCCAGCGCATGAAGGCCTTGAAAGCCAACATCGATTTGCTGTCCAGCGGCGATGCCGACCTGACCCGACGCATCACCATTCGCGCCGAAGACGAACTCGGCGCGATCGGTCACTCGGTCAACACCTTCATCGCCTACCTGCAAAACATGATCGGTGAAGTCACCCAGGCCACCGGCGCCATGGCTTCCAGCCTCGATAACCTGCAACGCACCTCGGCGCACACCAGTCAGATCCTGCTACGCCACGCCTCGGAAACCGACCAGACCGTCACCGCGATCAACGAAATGAGTTCGACCGCTGAAAGCGTCGCGCAGAACGCCGCTGAAACCGCTGCCTTCACCCAGCGCGCCAACGAAAATGCCGATCGCTCGCGGGTCGTGGTCGGCGAAGCCTCAAACAGTGTCGTCGCGCTGATCGACGAAGTGGCCAGCGCCACGCACAAGGTCGAAAGCATGCAGCAGGACGCTCAACGCATCACCGAGATTCTCGGGGTGATTGGCGCGATTGCCGGCCAGACCAACCTGTTGGCGCTCAACGCTGCCATCGAAGCGGCCCGCGCCGGTGAGCAAGGCCGCGGCTTTGCGGTGGTGGCCGACGAAGTGCGTGCCCTCGCCGCCCGCACCCAGGCCAGCACCTCGGAAATCAACGAAATGTTGACCCGCCTGACCCAGGGCGTGAGCTCGTCAGTCAGTGCCATGGAAAACACCCAGGCCAGTTGCCAATCGGCCGCCGACGCCACAGCGCGAGTCAACAGCGGCCTCGACGAGATGGCCGGCTCGGTCAGCCATATCAACAGCCTCAGCACCCAGATCGCCACCGCCGCCGAACAGCAAAGCGCCGTCACCGAAGAGATCAACCGCAGCATGGTGCAAATCCGCCACATGGTCGATGAACTGGTGCAAAGCGGTCAGGCCAGCGAGCTGAACACCCGACAACTGCTGGAAGCCAACAGCCAGGTCAGTGCGATCATGGGCCGGTTCAAGGTGCGATGA
- a CDS encoding DUF411 domain-containing protein has product MRNHLRLAALSALFISSLAQAADLIPIEVHRDANCGCCKKWISHLEANGFKVEDHVEADMSSFKQQHGVPPRLASCHTAIINGKFVEGHVPAEQVLALSKRDDLLGVAAPGMPMGSPGMEMDGMSDAYQVIGLKKDGADVVVADYPAH; this is encoded by the coding sequence ATGCGAAACCACCTGCGTCTGGCCGCCCTGAGCGCGCTGTTTATCTCCTCGCTGGCGCAAGCCGCCGACCTCATTCCGATCGAAGTCCACCGCGACGCCAACTGCGGCTGCTGCAAGAAATGGATCAGCCACCTGGAAGCCAACGGTTTCAAGGTCGAGGATCACGTTGAAGCCGACATGAGCAGCTTCAAGCAACAACACGGCGTACCGCCTCGTCTGGCGTCCTGCCACACGGCGATCATCAACGGCAAATTCGTCGAAGGTCATGTGCCCGCCGAACAGGTGCTGGCCCTGAGCAAGCGTGACGACCTGCTCGGCGTGGCCGCTCCGGGGATGCCGATGGGTTCGCCGGGCATGGAAATGGACGGCATGAGCGATGCCTATCAAGTCATCGGCCTCAAAAAGGATGGGGCTGATGTGGTGGTGGCTGATTACCCGGCCCATTGA
- a CDS encoding YqaA family protein, with the protein MTAGYLGLFFAAFGAATLLPLQSEAVLVGLLVSDRYWLWELLAVATLGNVLGSLVNWWLGRGLERFQGRRWFPVSPKHMDRARAHYQRYGHWSLLLSWLPVIGDPLTLVAGVMREPLGRFLLIVTLAKGTRYGVLAMLTLGWLG; encoded by the coding sequence ATGACAGCGGGTTATCTCGGGCTGTTCTTCGCCGCGTTTGGCGCGGCCACACTGCTGCCACTGCAATCGGAAGCCGTACTGGTCGGGTTGCTGGTCAGTGATCGTTATTGGCTTTGGGAACTGTTGGCGGTGGCGACGCTGGGGAATGTCCTCGGTTCGCTGGTCAACTGGTGGCTGGGACGAGGACTGGAGCGGTTTCAGGGGCGACGCTGGTTTCCGGTCAGCCCGAAACACATGGACCGCGCCCGCGCTCACTATCAACGTTATGGACACTGGTCGCTGTTGCTCAGTTGGCTGCCGGTCATCGGTGATCCCCTGACGCTGGTCGCCGGGGTCATGCGCGAACCGCTTGGGCGATTCCTGTTGATCGTCACCCTGGCCAAAGGCACCCGCTATGGGGTGCTGGCGATGCTCACGCTGGGCTGGCTCGGTTGA
- a CDS encoding alpha/beta fold hydrolase codes for MSVSLTRWLPGLLLTAALPLLAHAEGPQYGPELQGFDYPYTLKHFAFQSQGQSLQMGYMDVAAHGKANGRTVVLMHGKNFCGATWDSSIQALSEAGYRVVAPDQIGFCTSSKPDHYQYTFQQLAANTQQLLKALGIQKATLLGHSTGGMLATRYALQYPDQVEQLALVNPIGLEDWKALGVPYRSVDQWYQRELKVTAQGIRDYERSTYYDGRWKPEFDRWVDMLAGLSNGPGKTQVAWNSALIYDMIFTQPVYYEFKDLKMPTLLLIGTSDTTAIGKDIAPPEVKAKIGHYDVLGKQVAKLIPQSTLVEFPGLGHAPQMEEPAQFHQALLGWLNKTYPVR; via the coding sequence ATGTCTGTGTCGCTGACCCGCTGGCTGCCCGGCTTGTTGCTGACCGCTGCCCTGCCCCTGCTGGCTCACGCCGAAGGCCCGCAATACGGCCCGGAACTGCAAGGTTTCGATTATCCCTACACCCTCAAGCACTTTGCCTTTCAGTCCCAGGGCCAGTCTCTGCAGATGGGCTACATGGACGTCGCCGCCCACGGCAAGGCCAACGGACGCACCGTGGTGCTGATGCACGGCAAGAATTTCTGCGGCGCCACCTGGGACAGTTCGATCCAGGCCCTGAGTGAGGCAGGTTACCGGGTGGTCGCCCCCGATCAGATCGGTTTCTGCACCTCCAGCAAACCCGATCACTACCAGTACACCTTCCAGCAACTGGCGGCCAACACCCAGCAATTGCTCAAGGCGCTGGGCATCCAGAAAGCCACCCTGCTCGGCCACTCCACCGGCGGCATGCTGGCCACCCGCTACGCCCTGCAATACCCGGATCAGGTCGAGCAACTGGCGCTGGTCAACCCTATCGGCCTCGAAGACTGGAAAGCCCTCGGCGTACCGTATCGCAGCGTTGACCAGTGGTATCAGCGCGAATTGAAAGTTACCGCCCAGGGCATCCGCGACTATGAACGCAGCACCTATTACGACGGTCGCTGGAAACCCGAATTCGACCGCTGGGTCGACATGCTCGCCGGCCTGAGCAACGGCCCGGGCAAGACTCAGGTCGCATGGAACTCGGCGCTGATCTACGACATGATCTTCACCCAGCCGGTGTACTACGAGTTCAAGGACCTGAAGATGCCGACCCTGTTGCTGATCGGCACCTCCGACACCACCGCCATCGGCAAGGACATTGCGCCGCCCGAGGTGAAAGCGAAAATCGGCCATTACGACGTGCTGGGCAAGCAGGTCGCCAAACTGATTCCGCAATCCACGCTGGTGGAATTCCCCGGCCTGGGCCACGCCCCGCAGATGGAAGAACCGGCGCAGTTCCACCAGGCGCTGCTCGGCTGGCTGAATAAAACCTATCCCGTTCGTTGA